From one Desulfobaculum xiamenense genomic stretch:
- a CDS encoding adenylosuccinate synthase — translation MSNVVVMGAQWGDEGKGKIVDLLTENADIIVRFQGGNNAGHTLVVGGEQHILHLIPSGILHQDKTCVIGNGVVLDPVVFLQEVDKLAAKGIDVRPGRLVVSKKTQVIMPYHKAIDVARESYKSKEHKIGTTGRGIGPCYEDKMARIGIRACDFADPELFRAKIERALVEKNALFTSLYGMEPMDAEAVFQEMKAVAERMIPYVGDVSNLIGDAMDAGRNVLFEGAQGTHLDIDHGTYPFVTSSNTVSGNAAAGSGCAPSRLNAIQAVVKAYTTRVGAGPFPTELTDADGEHLQSTGAEFGATTGRKRRCGWLDLVVLRESVRLNGPTGIAMTKLDVLGGLSKIKLCTRYGYKGGEILYPPQEENGLALVEPLYEVLPGWSEDISTARTWEDLPEAARTYVKRVEEILGVPVSIISVGPDRDQTIMR, via the coding sequence ATGTCAAATGTTGTTGTAATGGGCGCCCAGTGGGGAGACGAGGGGAAGGGAAAGATCGTCGACCTGCTCACCGAGAACGCCGACATCATCGTGCGTTTTCAGGGCGGAAACAACGCCGGACATACCCTTGTCGTGGGTGGAGAACAGCACATCCTCCACCTCATCCCCTCCGGCATCCTGCATCAGGACAAGACCTGCGTCATTGGCAACGGTGTTGTCCTCGACCCCGTCGTTTTTCTTCAGGAAGTAGACAAACTCGCAGCCAAGGGCATCGACGTACGCCCCGGCCGGCTGGTCGTGAGCAAGAAGACCCAGGTCATCATGCCCTACCATAAAGCCATCGACGTCGCACGCGAGTCGTACAAGTCCAAGGAACACAAGATCGGCACCACCGGTCGCGGCATCGGTCCCTGCTACGAGGACAAGATGGCCCGCATCGGCATTCGCGCATGCGACTTCGCCGATCCTGAATTGTTCCGGGCTAAGATCGAACGTGCCCTCGTGGAGAAGAACGCCCTGTTCACCTCCCTGTACGGCATGGAACCGATGGACGCCGAGGCCGTGTTCCAGGAAATGAAGGCCGTTGCCGAACGCATGATCCCCTACGTGGGCGATGTGTCCAACCTCATCGGCGACGCCATGGATGCCGGACGCAACGTGCTCTTCGAGGGCGCGCAGGGAACGCATCTGGACATTGACCACGGAACCTATCCGTTCGTCACCTCGTCCAACACCGTGTCGGGTAACGCCGCCGCAGGTAGCGGTTGCGCCCCGAGCCGTCTGAACGCCATTCAGGCGGTGGTCAAGGCCTACACCACCCGCGTGGGTGCCGGTCCCTTCCCCACGGAATTGACCGACGCCGACGGCGAGCACCTCCAGAGCACCGGAGCGGAATTCGGCGCGACCACCGGTCGTAAGCGCCGCTGCGGTTGGCTGGACCTCGTGGTCCTGCGCGAGTCCGTGCGCCTCAACGGCCCCACGGGCATCGCCATGACCAAGCTCGACGTGCTCGGTGGCCTGTCCAAGATCAAGCTGTGCACCCGCTATGGCTACAAGGGTGGCGAGATCCTCTATCCTCCGCAGGAGGAGAACGGCCTCGCGCTCGTGGAGCCGCTCTACGAGGTGCTGCCCGGCTGGAGCGAGGACATCTCCACCGCCCGCACCTGGGAGGACCTGCCCGAGGCCGCTCGCACCTACGTGAAGCGCGTCGAGGAGATCCTCGGAGTGCCCGTGTCCATCATTTCGGTGGGCCCGGACCGCGATCAGACTATCATGCGCTAA
- the glf gene encoding UDP-galactopyranose mutase: protein MELAGLKYLVVGAGLFGAVMAERIAADMGERVLVIDRRDHTGGNCHSTIDTETGIERHVYGTHIFHTAHARVWKYINRFATFNSYRHRVLAMVDGRAYHMPVNLLTVNDFYGTSLRPWELHAFLAAEAGRDATKTPANLEEQAIALIGRPLYEAFIRDYTRKQWGVDPRRLPAAIVTRLPVRATCKTDYFDDPWQGLPMDGYAATFSRMLAHPLIDVALGVDHADIRERIPEGCTVIYTGPLDRYFDHRYGPLGWRSLEFHEEIHLVPDFQGAAVVNHPAPDVPWTRIHEFRHLHEEREHPAAATLIAREYPRELCTAHPEPYYPMRLREDRERLALYQRDAHAETRTIFGGRLGTYAYLDMDTTILQALEAYDRLCERLGTDWTPPHHRPERPVARG, encoded by the coding sequence ATGGAACTGGCGGGACTCAAGTATCTCGTTGTCGGCGCTGGACTTTTCGGAGCCGTCATGGCCGAACGCATCGCCGCGGATATGGGCGAGCGCGTGCTCGTCATCGACCGCAGAGACCACACCGGCGGCAACTGCCACTCCACCATCGACACGGAAACCGGCATAGAGCGTCATGTCTACGGCACCCACATCTTCCACACAGCCCATGCCCGCGTCTGGAAATACATCAACCGATTCGCCACGTTCAATTCGTATCGGCACCGGGTGCTGGCCATGGTGGACGGCAGGGCCTACCACATGCCCGTCAATCTTCTCACGGTCAACGACTTCTACGGCACCAGCCTGCGCCCGTGGGAGCTGCACGCGTTCCTCGCCGCCGAGGCCGGCCGCGACGCCACGAAAACCCCGGCCAACCTCGAAGAGCAGGCCATCGCCCTCATCGGCCGCCCACTCTACGAAGCCTTCATCCGCGACTACACGCGCAAGCAGTGGGGCGTGGACCCGCGCCGCCTCCCGGCCGCCATCGTCACCCGCCTGCCCGTGCGCGCCACCTGCAAGACGGACTACTTCGACGACCCGTGGCAGGGCCTGCCCATGGACGGCTACGCCGCCACCTTCAGCCGCATGCTGGCCCACCCGCTCATCGACGTCGCCCTCGGCGTGGACCACGCCGACATCCGCGAGCGCATCCCCGAGGGCTGCACCGTCATCTACACCGGGCCGCTGGACCGCTACTTCGACCACCGCTACGGCCCCCTCGGCTGGCGCTCCCTTGAATTCCACGAGGAAATCCACCTCGTGCCCGACTTTCAGGGCGCGGCCGTGGTCAACCACCCCGCCCCCGACGTCCCGTGGACGCGCATCCACGAATTCCGTCACCTGCACGAGGAACGCGAGCACCCCGCCGCCGCCACGCTCATCGCACGCGAATACCCCCGCGAACTTTGCACAGCGCATCCAGAGCCCTACTATCCCATGCGCCTGCGCGAGGACCGCGAGCGCCTCGCCCTCTACCAGCGCGACGCCCACGCCGAAACGCGGACCATCTTCGGCGGCCGCCTCGGCACCTATGCCTATCTGGATATGGACACCACCATCCTCCAGGCCCTCGAAGCCTACGACCGCCTGTGCGAACGCCTCGGCACAGACTGGACCCCGCCCCACCACAGACCGGAGCGCCCCGTGGCGCGGGGGTAA
- the serS gene encoding serine--tRNA ligase, translating to MLDIKFIRKNLDVVKDALAKRKAKVDVDAFLTLDARRRELLAEVEGLKAERNATSREVGDLKRTGGDASALMERMGEVNERIKALDAELVGIDEGVNKWLMAVPNIPHESTPVGDGEEDNPQVAIWGEKPVFDFTPREHWDIGQSLGGLDFERAARLAGSRFAVYRGWAARLERALAQFMLDVQTGEHGYEECITPYMVNRETMTGTGQLPKFEEDLFKIEGREAFMIPTAEVPLTNLYAGEVLSEDDLPMRFTAFTPCFRSEAGSYGKDTRGLIRQHQFHKVEMVRIEKPEDSYAALEEMRGHAEAILRKLGLHYRVVSLCTADIGFSAAKTYDLEVWLPGQDKFREISSCSNCEDFQARRMNMRFRRKGAKATEYVHTLNGSGLAVGRTFVAVLENYQQADGSLVIPEALRPYMGGLEIVRPCK from the coding sequence ATGCTCGACATCAAGTTCATCCGCAAGAATCTGGATGTGGTGAAGGACGCCCTTGCCAAGCGCAAGGCCAAGGTGGACGTTGACGCTTTCCTGACGCTCGACGCCAGACGGCGCGAGCTGCTCGCCGAGGTGGAAGGCCTCAAGGCCGAGCGCAACGCCACGTCTCGCGAGGTCGGCGATCTCAAGCGCACCGGCGGCGACGCGTCCGCGCTCATGGAACGCATGGGCGAGGTCAACGAGCGCATCAAGGCTCTCGACGCCGAACTGGTGGGCATCGACGAGGGCGTGAACAAGTGGCTTATGGCCGTGCCGAACATCCCGCACGAGTCCACCCCCGTGGGCGACGGCGAGGAGGACAATCCGCAGGTCGCCATCTGGGGCGAGAAGCCGGTCTTCGACTTCACCCCTCGCGAGCACTGGGACATCGGCCAGAGCCTTGGCGGGCTGGATTTCGAGCGCGCCGCGCGTCTGGCGGGCAGCCGCTTTGCCGTGTATCGCGGCTGGGCCGCACGTCTGGAGCGCGCCCTCGCGCAGTTCATGCTCGACGTGCAGACCGGCGAGCACGGCTACGAGGAGTGCATCACTCCCTACATGGTCAACCGCGAGACCATGACCGGCACCGGCCAGCTGCCCAAGTTCGAGGAAGATCTCTTCAAGATCGAGGGACGTGAGGCGTTCATGATCCCCACCGCCGAGGTGCCGTTGACCAACCTCTATGCGGGCGAGGTGCTTTCCGAGGACGATCTGCCCATGCGCTTCACGGCCTTCACACCGTGCTTCCGCAGCGAGGCCGGTTCCTACGGCAAGGACACCCGAGGCCTCATCCGCCAGCATCAGTTCCACAAGGTGGAGATGGTGCGCATCGAGAAGCCCGAGGATTCCTACGCCGCCCTTGAGGAAATGCGCGGCCACGCCGAGGCCATTCTGCGCAAGCTGGGCCTGCACTACCGTGTGGTGTCCCTGTGCACGGCGGACATCGGCTTCTCCGCCGCCAAGACCTACGATCTTGAGGTCTGGCTGCCCGGACAGGACAAGTTCCGCGAGATTTCGTCCTGCTCCAACTGTGAGGACTTCCAGGCCCGGCGCATGAACATGCGCTTCCGCCGCAAGGGTGCCAAGGCCACCGAGTACGTGCATACGCTCAATGGCTCCGGCCTTGCCGTTGGCCGTACCTTCGTCGCCGTGCTGGAAAACTACCAGCAGGCCGACGGCTCGCTGGTCATCCCCGAGGCGCTTCGTCCGTACATGGGCGGTCTGGAGATCGTGCGGCCCTGCAAGTAG
- a CDS encoding AAA family ATPase: MAIVTISRGTYSRGKDVAEKVAACMGYQCLSKERLLEIATEGKISEAKLAKALHDSPSLLDRFTSEVERNMHRIRRCFLLHAMRDNLVYHGLAGHFFLCGLPNVFKVRITANMELRIHEEIKRLDISEAEARRKLIQDDEERRKWGKRIYGSDTWDSRLYDMTIHIGQLSIDDAAGIICHAAQNEAFQTTPDVMRQMKDMLLATEIQIALEELLPHAVVTAADGHVTVQAERERPALNECKVEQIEQCVRSIMGVEEVCVLPGDRKEDGRINPFHNI, from the coding sequence ATGGCCATCGTCACCATTTCGCGAGGAACGTACAGCCGGGGCAAGGATGTCGCCGAAAAGGTTGCCGCTTGCATGGGGTACCAGTGTCTGTCCAAGGAGCGGCTGCTGGAAATCGCCACGGAGGGCAAAATCTCCGAAGCCAAGCTCGCCAAGGCCCTCCACGACTCGCCCTCGCTTCTGGATCGTTTCACGTCCGAAGTCGAACGCAACATGCACCGCATCCGCCGATGCTTCCTGCTGCATGCGATGCGGGACAACCTCGTGTACCACGGCCTGGCCGGACACTTCTTCCTCTGCGGACTTCCAAACGTGTTCAAGGTCCGCATCACTGCGAACATGGAACTGCGCATACACGAAGAGATCAAACGTCTGGACATCAGCGAGGCCGAGGCGCGCCGCAAACTGATCCAGGACGACGAGGAACGCCGCAAATGGGGCAAGCGGATTTACGGGTCTGACACATGGGACAGCCGGCTGTACGACATGACGATCCACATCGGCCAACTCTCCATCGACGATGCGGCGGGCATCATCTGCCATGCGGCCCAAAACGAGGCCTTCCAGACCACCCCTGACGTCATGCGCCAGATGAAAGACATGCTCCTTGCCACCGAAATCCAAATCGCCCTCGAAGAACTACTGCCGCATGCCGTGGTCACAGCCGCGGACGGTCACGTCACCGTGCAGGCAGAAAGGGAGCGTCCAGCGCTCAACGAATGCAAGGTCGAACAGATCGAGCAGTGCGTCAGATCAATCATGGGGGTCGAAGAGGTTTGCGTCCTGCCCGGAGACAGAAAGGAGGATGGCCGAATCAATCCCTTCCACAACATTTGA
- a CDS encoding ZIP family metal transporter, which yields MQFETLNPVVQALLGTMFTWGVTALGAAVVFLARDISKRVLDTMLGFAAGVMIAASYWSLLAPAIDMSEHLGTWSFVPAAVGFVGGAVFLRLVDMFLPHLHLNAPMSEAEGVSVSWKRSTLLVVAITLHNIPEGLAVGVAFGAVAANIESATLAGAMALALGIGIQNFPEGMAVSVPLRREGMSRFKSFWYGQLSGMVEPIAGVIGAAAVFYARPILPYALAFAAGAMIFVTVEEVIPESQNSDNGDLATMGVIFGFTVMMTLDVALG from the coding sequence ATGCAGTTCGAGACGCTCAATCCCGTGGTGCAGGCCCTTCTGGGCACCATGTTCACCTGGGGCGTGACGGCCCTTGGCGCGGCGGTGGTCTTCCTTGCGCGCGACATCTCCAAGCGCGTGCTGGATACCATGCTCGGCTTCGCCGCCGGGGTGATGATCGCGGCGAGCTACTGGTCGCTTTTGGCTCCGGCCATCGACATGTCCGAGCATCTGGGGACGTGGTCCTTCGTGCCCGCGGCCGTGGGTTTCGTGGGCGGGGCCGTGTTTCTGCGGCTGGTGGACATGTTCTTGCCGCATCTGCATCTCAATGCGCCCATGAGCGAGGCTGAGGGCGTGTCCGTGAGCTGGAAGCGCAGCACGCTTCTGGTGGTGGCCATCACCCTGCACAACATCCCCGAGGGGCTGGCCGTGGGCGTGGCCTTCGGAGCCGTGGCCGCCAATATCGAATCCGCCACGCTGGCCGGGGCCATGGCCTTGGCGCTTGGCATCGGCATCCAGAATTTCCCGGAGGGCATGGCCGTGTCCGTGCCGCTGCGCCGGGAGGGGATGTCCCGCTTCAAGTCCTTCTGGTACGGACAGCTTTCGGGCATGGTGGAGCCGATTGCCGGTGTCATCGGCGCGGCTGCGGTGTTCTATGCCCGGCCCATCCTGCCCTATGCGCTGGCCTTCGCCGCCGGAGCCATGATTTTCGTCACCGTGGAGGAGGTCATCCCCGAGTCGCAGAATTCCGATAACGGCGACCTCGCCACCATGGGCGTCATCTTCGGATTCACGGTCATGATGACCCTCGACGTGGCGCTGGGCTAG
- a CDS encoding Tex family protein, protein MNERHCDQIAKETGLPTARVRATADLLDGGATVPFIARYRKEVTGSMDEVQIAAVRDALTRLAELDRRREAILKSLVERELLTDELRRSVDGAATLAELEDVYLPHRPKRRTRAEAAREKGLAPLAKGILLQKGLDPLKAAERFVNPEKGVESVDDALAGARDIIAELVAEDRQTRESMRLVFAREGVVHSQLVKGKEAEAATYRDYFDWSEPVAKAPGHRVLAILRGEREGFLRVGLRPDEERALSRLKRRFVRTQGDDGAQVAMAVEDGYRRLLAPSMETETRAALKERADEEAIRVFADNLRELLLAPPLGRRRVLALDPGFRTGAKLVCLDAQGGLVHNDTIYPTHGGRKADEAAHTVRELCARHAIEAVAIGNGTAGRETETFVRALDLPGSPQVVMVDEAGASVYSASETARAEFPDHDVTVRGAVSIGRRLMDPLAELVKIDPKAIGVGQYQHDVDQKRLRAALDDVVEHCVNAVGVEVNTASAELLAFVSGLGPTLARNIVDWRAQNGPFASRAELKKVPRLGPKAFEQCAGFLRIADGREPLDASAVHPERYTLVRRMATDAGCAVADLLHGANARARVNLSAYVTDEVGMPTLTDIMAELEKPGRDPRRTFEAFAFADVHSVADLELGMELPGIVTNVTKFGAFVDVGVHRDGLVHVSQLADRFVRDPAEVVRVRQRVRVRVTEVDRERERIALSMKGVPQPN, encoded by the coding sequence ATGAACGAAAGACATTGCGACCAGATAGCGAAGGAAACCGGCCTGCCCACAGCCCGCGTGCGCGCGACGGCGGACCTGCTGGACGGCGGGGCCACGGTTCCCTTCATTGCCCGTTACCGCAAGGAAGTCACCGGCTCCATGGACGAGGTGCAGATCGCCGCCGTGCGCGACGCGCTGACCCGGCTGGCCGAACTGGACCGCCGCCGCGAGGCGATTCTCAAGTCCCTCGTCGAACGCGAACTGCTCACCGACGAGCTTCGCCGCTCCGTGGACGGGGCGGCCACCCTCGCCGAGTTGGAGGACGTGTACCTGCCCCATCGGCCCAAGCGCCGCACGCGTGCCGAGGCCGCCCGCGAGAAGGGCCTCGCTCCGTTGGCCAAGGGCATCCTGCTCCAGAAGGGGCTTGATCCCCTCAAGGCCGCCGAGCGCTTCGTGAATCCCGAAAAGGGCGTGGAGAGCGTGGACGACGCGTTGGCCGGGGCGCGCGACATCATCGCCGAACTGGTGGCCGAAGATCGGCAGACCCGCGAGTCCATGCGTCTCGTCTTTGCCCGCGAGGGCGTTGTGCATTCGCAGTTGGTCAAGGGCAAGGAGGCCGAGGCCGCGACCTATCGCGACTATTTCGACTGGTCCGAGCCGGTGGCCAAGGCACCGGGGCACCGGGTGCTGGCCATTTTGCGCGGCGAGCGCGAGGGCTTTCTGCGCGTTGGCCTGCGTCCGGACGAGGAGCGCGCCCTGTCGCGCCTGAAGCGGCGCTTCGTGCGCACGCAGGGCGACGACGGCGCGCAGGTGGCCATGGCCGTTGAGGACGGCTACCGTCGTCTGCTGGCACCGTCCATGGAGACCGAGACCCGCGCCGCGCTCAAGGAACGCGCCGACGAGGAGGCCATCCGCGTGTTCGCGGACAACCTGCGCGAACTGCTGCTGGCCCCGCCGCTGGGGCGCAGGCGCGTGCTGGCGCTGGACCCGGGCTTTCGCACCGGGGCCAAGCTCGTGTGCCTCGACGCGCAGGGCGGGCTGGTCCACAACGACACCATTTACCCCACCCATGGCGGCCGCAAGGCCGACGAGGCGGCGCACACCGTGCGCGAACTGTGCGCACGACACGCCATCGAGGCCGTGGCCATCGGCAACGGCACCGCCGGGCGCGAGACCGAAACCTTCGTGCGCGCTTTGGACTTGCCGGGCTCGCCGCAGGTGGTGATGGTGGATGAGGCCGGGGCGTCGGTCTACTCCGCGTCCGAGACGGCGCGGGCGGAATTTCCCGATCATGACGTCACCGTGCGCGGCGCGGTGTCCATCGGGCGAAGGCTCATGGACCCGCTGGCCGAATTGGTCAAGATCGACCCCAAGGCCATCGGCGTGGGGCAGTATCAGCATGACGTGGACCAGAAGCGCCTTCGCGCCGCGCTGGACGACGTGGTGGAGCACTGCGTGAACGCGGTGGGCGTGGAGGTCAACACGGCGAGCGCTGAACTGCTGGCCTTCGTGTCTGGCCTCGGCCCCACGCTGGCCCGCAATATCGTGGACTGGCGCGCGCAGAACGGCCCCTTCGCCTCGCGTGCGGAACTGAAGAAGGTGCCGCGCCTCGGCCCCAAGGCCTTCGAGCAGTGCGCGGGCTTTCTGCGTATCGCCGACGGCAGGGAGCCGCTGGACGCCAGCGCCGTGCATCCCGAGCGCTATACGCTGGTGCGGCGCATGGCCACGGACGCCGGATGCGCCGTGGCGGACCTGCTCCACGGGGCTAACGCGCGGGCGCGGGTGAATCTTTCGGCCTACGTGACCGACGAGGTGGGCATGCCCACGCTGACGGACATCATGGCCGAGCTGGAAAAGCCGGGACGCGACCCCCGGCGAACCTTCGAGGCCTTTGCCTTCGCGGACGTGCATAGCGTGGCCGATTTGGAGTTGGGCATGGAGCTTCCCGGCATCGTGACCAACGTGACCAAGTTCGGCGCGTTCGTGGACGTGGGGGTGCATCGCGATGGTCTGGTCCACGTGAGCCAGTTGGCGGACCGCTTTGTGCGCGACCCTGCCGAGGTGGTGCGCGTGCGCCAGCGGGTGCGCGTGCGCGTGACCGAGGTCGATCGCGAGCGCGAACGCATCGCCTTGAGCATGAAGGGTGTGCCCCAGCCCAACTAG
- a CDS encoding Mut7-C RNAse domain-containing protein → MTDHCALLRFHGDIRRLLDPGSRHGVRTPRAERLRARETGLVRYPALRSASLKDAIEALGIPHTEIGSLRIDGVEVDFRHPLTAGTTCDVFAQPMPEDVTAPSLLRPEPFSGVLFVVDVNVARLGTLLRLLGLDAAPPPDGDDAAIAALAARERRIVLTRDTALLKRKAVIRGRLLRAAAPEDQLAEVLDHFGIHGPFAPFSRCLRCNVPLAPVPKADVLHRLEPLTRIHYDSFHICPRCERVYWPGSHHEAMLARLSRLGLLRSED, encoded by the coding sequence GTGACCGACCACTGTGCGCTGCTGCGCTTCCACGGCGACATCCGCCGCCTGCTCGACCCCGGCTCGCGCCACGGTGTGCGCACGCCGCGCGCCGAACGTCTACGCGCGCGCGAGACCGGCCTTGTGCGCTATCCGGCCCTGCGCAGCGCGTCCCTCAAGGACGCCATCGAGGCCCTTGGCATCCCGCACACCGAGATAGGTTCCCTGCGCATCGACGGCGTCGAGGTGGACTTTCGCCACCCCCTGACCGCCGGGACGACCTGCGACGTCTTCGCGCAGCCCATGCCCGAGGACGTGACCGCGCCAAGCCTCTTGCGGCCCGAGCCGTTCTCAGGCGTGCTCTTCGTGGTGGACGTCAACGTCGCGCGACTTGGCACCCTGCTGCGGCTCCTCGGTCTCGACGCAGCTCCACCGCCAGACGGCGACGACGCGGCCATCGCCGCACTGGCCGCACGGGAGCGGCGCATCGTCCTCACGCGGGACACGGCACTCCTCAAGCGCAAGGCCGTCATCCGGGGCCGCCTGCTGCGCGCAGCCGCGCCAGAGGACCAGCTTGCGGAGGTGCTCGACCACTTCGGCATCCATGGTCCCTTCGCGCCCTTCTCGCGCTGCCTGCGCTGCAACGTGCCCCTCGCGCCCGTGCCCAAGGCCGACGTGCTCCACCGTCTGGAACCGCTCACGCGCATCCACTACGACAGCTTCCACATCTGCCCGCGCTGCGAACGCGTATACTGGCCCGGCTCGCACCACGAGGCCATGCTCGCCCGGCTTTCGCGCCTCGGGCTGCTCCGCTCCGAGGACTAG
- a CDS encoding M48 family metallopeptidase translates to MNIYLAIVLGSMIAAWAVNTVVAVLNVKALDPRLPQEFAGVYDAQAYAASQRYTRDVARFDVVAETVGLAVGVAFILCGGFPFVDGLARSVGFGPVGTGVVFAAILLLINDVLNLPFSVHRTFVIEERYGFNRTTARTFVLDRLRGWLLTGVIGGPLLAALLWFFNAAGPLAWVWAWLATVTVMAVMHYLAPSLILPLFNTFTPLEPGPLRDAIEDYARRVGFALSGLYVMDGSRRSARSNAFFTGFGKRRRIALFDTLVAAHSPEEIVAVVAHEVGHYRKGHVLRHLALGVARMGAVFLVMSFFLTSPGLHAAFGMDGVSAYAGLVFFLLLFAPVSMVLSVGQNVISRRHEYEADRFAAQTTGRPEALVSALRCLSVDNLSNLTPHPAHVFLNHSHPPVLARIRALRALGAADATARDADLASAVEHRAG, encoded by the coding sequence ATGAATATCTACCTCGCTATCGTTCTCGGGTCCATGATCGCCGCGTGGGCGGTGAACACCGTGGTCGCGGTCCTCAACGTGAAGGCTCTCGATCCGCGCCTGCCGCAGGAGTTCGCGGGCGTGTATGACGCGCAGGCCTACGCCGCGTCGCAGCGCTACACGCGCGATGTGGCGCGTTTCGACGTGGTGGCCGAAACCGTGGGGCTGGCCGTGGGCGTGGCCTTCATCCTCTGCGGAGGATTTCCCTTCGTGGATGGCCTCGCCCGCAGCGTGGGCTTCGGTCCGGTGGGCACGGGCGTCGTCTTCGCGGCCATTCTGCTGTTGATCAACGACGTCCTGAATCTGCCTTTCTCGGTCCATAGGACCTTCGTCATCGAGGAGCGCTACGGCTTCAACCGCACCACGGCGCGGACTTTCGTGCTGGACCGGTTGCGCGGGTGGCTTCTGACCGGGGTCATCGGCGGGCCGCTTCTGGCGGCGCTACTGTGGTTCTTCAACGCCGCCGGGCCGCTGGCATGGGTGTGGGCGTGGCTGGCCACGGTGACGGTCATGGCCGTCATGCACTACCTCGCGCCGTCGCTCATCCTGCCTCTGTTCAACACGTTCACGCCTCTCGAACCCGGCCCCCTGCGCGACGCCATCGAGGACTACGCAAGGCGCGTGGGCTTCGCGCTGTCCGGGCTGTACGTGATGGACGGCTCGCGGCGCTCCGCGCGGTCCAACGCCTTTTTCACCGGCTTTGGCAAGCGCAGGCGCATCGCGCTGTTTGACACGCTGGTGGCCGCGCATTCGCCGGAGGAGATCGTGGCCGTGGTGGCGCACGAGGTGGGGCACTACCGCAAGGGCCACGTACTGCGGCACCTCGCGCTTGGCGTGGCGCGCATGGGCGCGGTGTTCCTCGTCATGTCCTTCTTCCTGACCAGTCCGGGACTGCACGCCGCCTTCGGCATGGACGGGGTGAGCGCGTATGCGGGGCTGGTGTTCTTCCTGCTGCTGTTTGCGCCGGTGAGCATGGTCCTCTCCGTGGGACAAAATGTCATCTCGCGCCGCCACGAGTACGAGGCCGACCGCTTCGCCGCGCAGACCACCGGACGGCCCGAGGCGTTGGTGAGCGCCCTGCGTTGCCTGTCCGTGGATAATCTTTCGAATCTGACCCCCCATCCGGCCCATGTGTTCCTGAACCATTCGCATCCGCCGGTGTTGGCCCGCATCCGCGCCTTGCGCGCCCTCGGCGCGGCCGACGCCACGGCGCGGGACGCGGACCTCGCCTCCGCGGTGGAACATCGGGCCGGTTGA